A DNA window from Desulfobacterales bacterium contains the following coding sequences:
- a CDS encoding cytochrome c3 family protein, with protein sequence MKRTTLCSRQTGPVSLETALLAIIVLLGTACFPGPALSGPYINSAHGDTTSGVSRNSTAALGYTRGNCAHCHEQHASINGSEPSPTSGGPDIYALFYTNFVSQTDGFCLKCHVVLSSEQSGGITNRSYSYRAGGWTSDTLADITEAFSFTSPSSSHNLGDISTFITGKWGYTADSNPCVACHNPHAAQGDPLGDSTLPKSSATRGWTVSRPAEHNSSPWDVWGDDAGEKMSDYTASYQAPYRFGSTSAYEPDGSTTQDGSNLADFNTFCTDCHNSTNIIYSNNLARNLRTIDWDNEKHGRGNADTSLCGDDPYPNGTTGLGKVLSCLDCHEPHGSTNAFLIRPEVNGGVLAGSIGAFSTTDWQYLCDRCHQDDKEINSSCQEDHYYISHHQNTGCNSDAPYSPSSCGSCHSGGGGGGPPSCTSSRAKKICSDCHFHGSTNPYDSSQRTF encoded by the coding sequence ATGAAAAGAACCACCCTGTGTAGCCGCCAGACCGGCCCTGTTTCCCTTGAAACAGCCCTCCTGGCCATTATCGTTCTCCTGGGCACGGCCTGTTTCCCCGGCCCGGCATTATCCGGCCCGTACATCAACTCCGCCCATGGCGATACCACCTCCGGGGTCAGCCGCAACAGCACCGCCGCTTTGGGCTACACCAGGGGCAACTGTGCCCACTGCCATGAACAGCATGCCAGCATCAACGGCTCCGAACCGAGCCCAACCAGTGGCGGGCCGGACATATACGCCCTGTTCTACACCAACTTCGTCAGCCAGACCGACGGCTTCTGTCTCAAATGTCACGTTGTTCTCAGCTCCGAGCAGTCCGGCGGCATCACCAACCGCAGTTACAGTTACCGGGCCGGTGGCTGGACCAGTGATACCCTGGCTGATATAACCGAGGCCTTTTCCTTTACCTCGCCCTCCTCATCCCACAATTTGGGCGACATTTCCACATTTATCACCGGCAAGTGGGGTTATACCGCTGATTCCAACCCCTGCGTTGCCTGCCATAACCCCCATGCGGCCCAGGGCGATCCGCTGGGCGATTCGACCTTGCCCAAGAGTAGCGCCACCCGGGGCTGGACCGTGTCCCGGCCGGCGGAACACAACTCCAGTCCCTGGGATGTGTGGGGCGATGATGCCGGTGAAAAAATGTCCGACTACACTGCCAGCTACCAGGCCCCTTATCGCTTCGGTTCCACCAGTGCCTATGAGCCGGACGGTTCAACCACCCAGGACGGCTCCAACCTGGCGGATTTCAATACCTTCTGCACCGACTGCCATAACAGCACAAACATTATCTACAGCAACAACCTGGCCAGAAATCTGCGTACCATTGACTGGGATAACGAGAAACACGGCCGCGGCAACGCCGACACCAGCCTGTGCGGTGATGATCCCTATCCCAACGGCACCACGGGCCTGGGCAAGGTGCTTTCCTGCCTGGACTGCCACGAGCCCCATGGCTCGACCAATGCCTTTCTGATCAGGCCGGAGGTAAACGGCGGCGTGCTGGCCGGTTCCATCGGCGCCTTTTCCACCACTGACTGGCAGTATCTCTGTGACAGATGCCATCAGGATGACAAGGAGATCAACTCATCCTGTCAGGAAGACCATTACTATATCAGTCACCATCAAAACACCGGCTGCAACTCCGACGCACCCTATTCCCCCTCCAGTTGCGGCTCATGCCACAGTGGCGGCGGTGGCGGCGGCCCCCCCAGCTGTACTTCCAGCCGTGCAAAAAAAATCTGTAGCGACTGCCATTTTCACGGTTCCACGAACCCGTATGACTCCAGTCAACGCACGTTTTAG
- a CDS encoding NADH:ubiquinone oxidoreductase, whose protein sequence is MGDFSLLWLQSAACGGDSMSLLGLENPNLIELLGNQGITLLWHPSLSPERPRQLQTIIDAILADDRHLDLLCIEGAIVNGPEGTGLADVLGGRPKRDLIGELCARAKFVLAMGTCASYGGIPAAPPNPMDVTGMQWRNKEPGGLLAPDWLSRGGLPVINVAGCPAHPLNMAQSIINLLIQGTAMVLDEWNRPQESYNTMVHQGCTRNEYHEYDMEETDFGGRGCLFFNLGCQGPKTSGSCNSSLWNNQKSKPRAGVPCFGCTSPSFPKNKDFFKTDKIGDVPVELPTGVERPNYMAYKGLAKAAAPQRLKDRTTGL, encoded by the coding sequence ATGGGTGATTTTTCCTTGTTATGGCTCCAGTCCGCGGCCTGCGGCGGGGACTCCATGTCGCTGCTGGGCCTTGAAAACCCGAATCTTATTGAACTGCTCGGCAACCAGGGGATCACCCTGCTCTGGCACCCCTCCCTGTCACCGGAACGGCCCCGGCAGTTACAGACGATCATTGACGCCATTCTCGCGGATGACCGGCACCTGGACCTCCTCTGCATTGAAGGCGCCATTGTCAACGGGCCCGAGGGCACCGGCCTGGCGGATGTCCTCGGCGGCCGGCCCAAGCGTGACCTGATCGGCGAACTATGTGCCAGGGCGAAGTTTGTTCTGGCCATGGGCACCTGCGCCTCCTACGGGGGCATTCCCGCGGCCCCGCCCAATCCCATGGACGTCACCGGGATGCAGTGGCGGAACAAGGAGCCGGGCGGGCTGCTGGCCCCGGACTGGCTGTCCCGGGGCGGGCTGCCGGTGATCAATGTTGCCGGTTGTCCGGCCCACCCCCTGAACATGGCCCAATCGATTATCAACCTGCTCATCCAGGGCACGGCAATGGTCCTGGACGAGTGGAATCGTCCGCAAGAGAGCTACAACACCATGGTCCACCAGGGCTGCACCCGTAACGAATACCATGAGTACGACATGGAGGAGACCGACTTCGGCGGCCGGGGCTGCCTTTTTTTCAACCTGGGCTGCCAGGGGCCGAAGACCAGCGGTTCCTGCAACTCCTCCCTGTGGAACAACCAGAAAAGCAAGCCCCGGGCCGGGGTGCCCTGCTTTGGCTGCACCTCACCCTCCTTTCCGAAAAACAAGGACTTCTTCAAGACCGACAAGATCGGCGATGTGCCGGTGGAACTGCCGACCGGGGTGGAGCGGCCCAATTACATGGCCTACAAGGGGCTGGCCAAGGCAGCGGCCCCCCAGCGTCTGAAAGACCGGACCACCGGACTTTAG
- a CDS encoding nickel-dependent hydrogenase large subunit, translating into MADNKKNLTVELNRVEGDLELKLVVEGNRIVDARAVGRMYRGFEQILIGRHARDGLVITPRVCGICSTAHLYAAVTAIETAWQCPIGPNGTRVRNLCLMAEEVQSDARHSFLMFAIDFCNRRYRHHPLYPRIEEAFQVFKGRIYAETIRHTKQLLEIVALFGGQWPHSSYMIPGGVTTVRSRKELIRVQTILDSYLRWYEDSIIGCSSERWLALRTRDDFHAWLDEKQAHRDSAAGLFLRFGREAGLAGLGRGNDRLLSYGAWFEPEEWQPPFRKRPCRRRAGFVNGINGRVEEFVEEKIKEHIEYSWFARQSGSGPPAGNRTIPEFAPNSKRYSWAKAPRYDGQVVEMGALAELVVAGDPLMSSFFREQGATVWLRELARLHRPLLTLNHMREIVRTMLGPDFEQPFYLSPKTVYSGSGRGLIQAARGGLGHWVSFADNRITGYQIISPTTWNASPRDNLDRPGHWETTLINTEIADLENPVEIEHIIRSHDACLVCCVHFLDTGRKLSFGLGPTR; encoded by the coding sequence ATGGCGGATAATAAAAAAAACCTGACCGTTGAGCTGAACCGGGTTGAGGGTGATCTGGAGCTGAAACTGGTGGTGGAGGGCAACCGGATCGTTGACGCCCGGGCCGTGGGCCGGATGTACCGGGGGTTCGAGCAGATTCTGATCGGCCGCCATGCCCGTGACGGCCTGGTGATAACCCCGCGGGTCTGCGGCATCTGCAGCACCGCCCATTTATACGCCGCGGTAACCGCCATTGAGACCGCCTGGCAATGCCCGATCGGACCCAACGGCACCCGGGTGCGCAACCTCTGCCTCATGGCCGAGGAGGTCCAGAGCGATGCCCGCCACTCCTTTCTGATGTTTGCCATTGACTTCTGCAACCGCAGGTACCGCCACCATCCCCTCTACCCCCGGATAGAGGAGGCATTCCAGGTTTTCAAGGGAAGGATCTACGCTGAAACCATCCGCCATACCAAGCAGTTGCTGGAAATTGTCGCCCTGTTCGGCGGCCAGTGGCCCCACTCCTCATATATGATTCCCGGCGGGGTGACCACGGTGCGGAGCCGCAAGGAGTTGATCCGGGTGCAGACCATTCTGGACAGCTATCTCCGCTGGTACGAGGATTCGATCATCGGCTGTTCCAGCGAACGCTGGCTGGCCCTGCGCACCCGGGATGATTTTCATGCCTGGCTCGATGAGAAACAGGCCCACCGGGACAGTGCGGCCGGCCTGTTTCTCCGCTTCGGCCGGGAAGCAGGCCTGGCCGGGCTGGGGCGGGGCAACGACCGGTTGTTGAGCTATGGCGCCTGGTTCGAGCCCGAGGAATGGCAACCCCCTTTCCGGAAAAGGCCTTGCCGGCGGCGGGCCGGTTTTGTCAACGGTATTAACGGCCGGGTGGAAGAGTTTGTCGAGGAAAAAATCAAGGAACATATCGAGTATTCCTGGTTTGCCCGGCAGAGCGGCTCCGGCCCCCCGGCGGGCAACCGGACCATCCCGGAGTTCGCTCCCAACTCGAAACGGTACAGTTGGGCCAAGGCCCCTCGCTACGACGGTCAGGTGGTTGAGATGGGGGCCCTGGCCGAACTGGTGGTTGCCGGCGATCCCTTGATGTCCTCGTTTTTCCGGGAGCAAGGCGCCACGGTCTGGCTGCGGGAACTGGCCCGGCTGCACCGGCCGCTGCTCACCCTCAATCATATGCGGGAGATCGTCCGCACCATGCTGGGACCGGACTTTGAACAGCCGTTTTACCTGAGCCCAAAAACGGTTTACAGCGGATCGGGCCGGGGCCTGATCCAGGCGGCCCGGGGCGGACTCGGCCACTGGGTGAGCTTTGCCGACAACCGGATCACCGGCTATCAGATCATCTCGCCGACCACCTGGAACGCATCACCCCGTGATAACCTGGACCGGCCCGGCCACTGGGAGACCACCCTGATCAACACCGAGATCGCGGACCTGGAAAACCCGGTGGAAATAGAACATATCATCCGTTCCCACGATGCCTGCCTGGTCTGCTGCGTCCATTTCCTCGATACCGGCAGAAAGCTCTCCTTTGGCCTGGGGCCCACGCGGTAA